GTGGATTAAAAACCTGTGGCACTGACCTGGATGTAAGAGCACAGAGGGTGCCAACAGCCACAACATATCGGGCAGGGTTCCACCCGACATGGAGGAAAGCCTGCAGCAAGGGGCTCTGGGGTTGAATCTGGTAGTAGGGCACCATGAGGGTGAGTGCTGCTGAGACACCAAAATACGCCAAAAAGCCGATAAAGATAGTGATCACGATGCCCAGGGGGATGGAGCGACGAGGATTTTGGACCTCTTTCCCTGCAAGATGGGTGGAGTACAGGGTCAGTAAACACACTGGAATGTAAGCACAAAATTCAATTTCCCCTTGCACCTCCAAACTCAGTCTAACCTTCTCCCAACCCCTGCGCCCAAGGGCAGCCCGACCTGCCCAGACTCTCAATAAGACACCCAGTGACCGTGTTACCTGTAGTAGCAATGACATCAAAGCCAACAAAGGCATAGACACACGTTGctgctccctggagaatcccttcaAAGCCAAAAGGCAGAAACCCTCCAGAACCCAGAGGCCCCAAGCTGTGTTGAGAGAAGGAGCAAGAAAGAACGTGGGTGAGGTGTGTTCACCCATCTCCACTGGACTCCTCAGTTAACTTCACAAGCCCTGGGCCCCAGGATTCATATCATCTAGATTCGTCAGCCCCAAAGtcattgaaagaaaagtgaaagtgaagtctctcagtcgtgtccgactcttagtgaccccatggactgtagcctaccaggctcctccgtccatgggattttccaggcaagagtactggagtgggttgtcattgccttctccaggagatcttcccaacccagggattgaacccaggtctcctgtattgtaggcagatgctttaccatctgagccaccagggaagtacctcctCAGCTTATTCCCAGCTCTGCATCAAACACACAGGCATTAGTGTGACCAAGAGCACCGTCCTGACCTATAGGTGTCACTGGATCCAGATGTGGCTAATCTGTAGTCCTCTTCCGTGAGCTTCCAGTTGTGCGGGTCTCCCTTAATGAAGCCAGAGAGGATGGTGAAGCTGAGAACCAAAAGGTTCAAGCCAGTGAACACTTTGTTAACCAGGGTTGACTCACAAGCTCCCAGAAACAGTAATCCTGTGGGGGAACATGGAAGAAGAGACATCCAAAATAActaaatccacagagacagagaacagacgAGCGGTTGTCAGAGGCTGGTGTTTGCGGGTGAGTGGAAGGTGGACAGTGATCGCTCAGTGTGTAcaggtttcccttttcttgcaATGAAAAAATTTGGAACTAGAAGCAGGTAATGGTCGTATAGCAATGTGAaggtactgaaagtgaaagtgaaattcactcaatcgtgtctgactctttgcaaccccatgggcttagtccatggaattctccaggacagaatactggagtgggtagcctttcccttctccaggggattttcccatcgcagggatcaaacccaggtctcccacattgcaggcagattctttactagctgagccacaagggaagcccaagaatactggagtgggtagcctatcccttctccagtggatcttcctgacccaggaattgaactggggtcttgaAGGTACTCAGTGCCACTGAAATGTCCACTTTGAAGATGGTTAATTTCTTACTGTGGCAACCATCCCACAATAAACCACTTGATCAAATCACACTTTGCAcatcttaaaattatataatattgcaATCTCAATTATATCCCAATGAATCTGGAGTgatatagtaaaaagaaaaaaaaaagttaattttgtgTGAATTTCCTCTCAAACATCTTCAGTCAGTACATGGAAGAAACTTATAAGTCTAAGTAAATGATTATCAGGTGGGGgtgatttttctctctcaagaGACTCTTGGTAAAGTCTGGAGACATTCTGATTGCTGTAATTCAGGAGGTGGGTTTCATTATTTTCTAGTGAGTAAAAaccagggtggtggtggtttagtcatgaatcgtgtccaactcttttgaccctgtggactgtagcccgccaggctcctctatccatgggattctcccctcaagaatactggagggggttgccatttccttctccaggggatcttcctgacccagggattgaacctgggtctcctgcactacaggcagattctttactgactgagctattgaCTGTTTTACCCCTGGAAAAACCAGGGGTGCTACTCAATATTTTACAATGATTGAAAACAAAACCTACAATGAATAGGGCAGtactccacacacacaccaaagaatGATTTTACGCAGAACATCAGTAGTGCCAAGGGTGGAAAACCATGGTCTATGTCTGTCTTGCCTTCCTGTCTCTCTTGTCCCAGACACTTCATTCCAGCCTTAATCCGCCCCTAGCCTTTTACACCCCAGCTCCCCTCTTCCATACTCTACTCTGCCCATTCCATCACTGAACCCTGTCTCACCTGTAAGAAGCAACACCAGGCCCAGTGCAAAAAAGTCTGCATATGTGGCCAGGAAGTAGGGCACGTTCAGAGAGAAAGTTCCCTGGAACGCCTGAGAGATGTGGTTCCCAATCAGGCTGTCAAAGGCAGCGCTCCAGGCCCTGGACACACAGGCGGTGCctgcagcagcagaggaagaaaCGTTCATCAACAGACATGAACTGAACTCCTGACATGCCATGGGAAGCATGGGGGAAAGAAGCCAACAAATCACTTAAGCTCAAAAAGTTTCTATGTATAGAGTGAAGAGAGTAGACCCAGATGACTCACAAAATAGCTCAACTATTTAATATAttgctgtgtgctgtgtttagtcgctcagtcgtgtcccactctttgccaccccttggactgtagccagccaggctcgtctgtccatttAACACGTTAGCAGGCGATTAACGTGAGGCCAGAAAAAATATAACTGGAAGGTGGGATCAAGAAGGTTGGAAGAATGTagggcaaaaatcactacaatattgtaaataattagcctccaattaaaattaattaatttaaaaaaatgaaggttGGAAGATGAGGGTGAaggtttatttacttttctttattttttaaagattttgtttatCGATTCATTTattcttggccacactgggtcttcactgccacacgtgggcttttctctacatgcagggagtgggggctgctcctgagttgcagggcatgggcttctcactgttgtggcttctcttcttgtgaagcatgggctctagggtgtgcgggctcagtagttgtggcacacaagcttagtgaccccatggcatgcggaatcttcttgcatcagggattgaacccatgtcacctgcattggcaggcagattcttaaccactggaccaccaggaaagtccctctgtttaaaaaaaaattatttatttagctataccaggtcttagttgctgcatgcaaactctgtggcatgtggaatatagttccctgaccagggatcgaacctgggccctctgctttGTGAGCTCGGagccttagccattggaccaccagggaagtcccgagggTAAAATTTTGAATTGAGTTgcaggatttctctggtggtgcagtggttaagaatctgcctgctaatgcaggggacatgcaggttttgatccctggtccagaaagattccgcatgtcccagggcaactaagcccatgtgccacaacaagaggagccacggCGATGAGCAGCCCTCACACCAAAACTAGAAGAGCAGCCCGTgccagcaacaaagactcagcacaaccctataaataaaaaaaattaaaaaaaaaaaaattgggtggTAGAGGAACTCACTCAAAGGCAGCAGCTGAGCAGAGACTTCAAAGAGGTGAAGGGATGAGCCTGTGGGCCATGCCCGCTTCTTACCCACTCCCCACAGTTCCCTTTCCTTCACGGTTCCTGGTCCATCATTTAAAGGAAGCAGGATTGTTCTAAGTAGAAAGAACTTGTGGGGTTTTCCTGCCACAATAACCCACTTCAGCCCACAAGGTTGACAACAAAGTTTTCCCAAATTAATAAGACTCCAGTACCTCCTATGAGTTTCTGATCTGAAGCCCcacaccttcccccaccccatcatCTCACCCATGACATAGGACAGGATGAGGTTCCAGCCAGTGATGAAGGCACACAGCTGACCCATGGTGACGTAGCTGTAGAGATACACAGAACCGGAGCGTGGTACCCGGGCCGCCAACTCTGCATAGCAGAGCCCGGACAAAAGAGTAGACAGACCGGCCAGCAAGTAGCAGATGATGATCGCTGGTCCAGCCTCATACACAGACACTTCTCCAACCAAGATGTACATGCCATTCCCTAGGGTGCCACCCAAACCCAAGGCAATCAGATCGAGAGTGTTCAGACGACGAGCCGTGCGCTTCTCAGGTCCCTCCCTGGGCCGCAGCCGCTGTCTGCGGACCAGCTTCTGACCAAATTGGTGAACATACTGATGCAGCATCCTAGGCACAGTTGAAGAGGCTCAGATCTGCtgagaaaacaacacaacaaGCCGTCAAGAATGTCCACCCGCCCTGAGTCCTGGGAGTCCAATTTCACAGAGCGTAGGAGTGATGGCAGCAGGTGGGGAAGGACGCATTGGCCAAGTTCTCCAGCTCTGAGATTTGGTATCTGAGGCATGAAACCTTGAATAGGCTTCAGCGTTACTGGAAGGGCGGCTGAAGAGAAGTGAGGGGAAAGAGAATGCGTCACTCTAAAATGTGCCACTGGCTTGTGGACTGTTTTCAGCTGAAGGCAATTAAGACGTTGCAGCCTGAAGGAAAGCCTTTTGCCTCTCCCTTCTTGGCTCAAAATAATTTAGATTACAGTGCCTATGCCAGGAAGAGAGCTATTACCAGAGAAGTTTTGGTCTTTGAAAGACTTGTCTGTGGAGAGGGGCAAACGTTTGTTAACCAATCATTTGCTCTTCCCATTTTCTGAAACCGAGAGGGGTTGATCTCAGAGACAGCAAGCAAGCGAGAGACAGCCTCAAGCGGTGGCTTGAAAGGAGGTCTTAGTTCTCTGCTCAGGAATTGGACCTGGGAggcctggatgaaaaccaggaatcccaGCCTCTCATCCACCAGGGGCTAGAGGCTGGAGACAAGGTTCCCCTGGCTCTTGACCTCactgaaaaatgcatttctcaaggaggaaaaagctgttaaaaaaacaaaaacaaaaaaacacaggtACAAAGTgtattattagagacacagcacaaGCGGGGGAGCACACGGAGGAgcagtgccggggtccagccccggtggatccagggaattcgaagcggggacggcgtcggtgaggatcaggaaacaactgcttaattaaacgtttattaaggatataaagagtggtgaaataaggatagctcagcgaagaaattcagtgaagagaagaggctgaataaaattccaaagcagggaatttacgtcacctacgaaggccgcaggcgtcctcccggtctcccgaaggagaggagacactaaggcctcccaggtcagatcttagaagcccaggcaaaattagtaggcttgacgagcttccccgcctcagaggaaaagttcagccagaaggtgaaagaaagaacaacACGGGGAGACCAAATTTTGGTGAACAAAAAGacgtactttattttccaaagtagttttataccttaagttgtgcatagaggataatgggggaaggggtggagtcatgcaaggacaggaGTCCctgatcctaatcgaagccaggctttcaaacttatcatatgcaaaagtttaggtgatttacatcatcttctggccaggaggcctgttaacattttaagaaacttatttttctctaaaggtgattattctaaagtcaggcgccagcctccaaaaagcattagataaagttgcattcctatagggcaaaggtgaggtgggctcaatcaagaaaagaattaactcaagggtccaaggttacaaacattgaggctactacttacatttcttttttttttattttattttatttttaaactttacataattgtgttagttttgccaaatatcaaaatgaatctgccacaggtatacatgtgttccccatcctgaaccctcctccctcctccctccccataccatccctctgggtcgtcccagtgcactagccccaagcatccagtatcgtgcatcgaacctggactggcaactcgtttcttatatgatattttacatgtttcaatgtcattctcccaaatcttcccaccctctccctctcccacagagtccataagactgttctatacatcagtgtctcttttgctgtctcgtacactgggttattgttaccatctttctaaattccatatatatgtgttagtatactgtattggtgtttttccttctggcttacttcactctgtataataggctccagtttcatccacctcattagaactgattcaaatgttttctttttaatggctgagtaatactccattgtgtatatgtaccatagctttcttatccattcatctgctgatggacatctaggttgcttccatgtccttgctattataaacagtgctgtgatgaacattggggtacacgtgtctctttcccttctggtttcctcagtgtgtatggccagcagtgggattgctggatcataaggcagttctatttccagttttttaaggaatctccacactgttctccatagtggctgtactagtttgcattcccaccaacagtgtaagagggttcccttttctccacatcctctccagcacttattatttgtagacttttggatcgcagccattctgattggtgtgagatggtacctcatagtggttttgatttgcatttctctgataatgagtgatgttgagcatcttttcatatgtttgttagccatctgtatgtcttctttggagaaatgtctatttagttctttggcccattttttgattgggtcatttatttttctggagttgagctgtaggagttgcttgtatatttttgagattagttgtttgtcaattgcttcatttgctattattttctcccattctgaaggctgtcttttcaccttgctaatagtttcctttgatgtgcagaagcttttaaggttaattaggtcccatttgtttatttttgcttttatttccaatattctgggactacttacatttctatacaccaattatatcaatcaatacactgccaaggacacagtaggtaagggatatggagacttagcagcaaacattggcccaacaagtgaaaaatccttcaccaaaacaatttctaatcaatcttttaactgctcaaaggaatctgtatttagacagtttagaacatctcatgcctctcacagttgggaggctctgaacaatcacatgtggctggaaaaacctgtTCAGgtaggctagaggatttccaaaggagtttgtaggttgaaacactgtcacacccaggaattattaactggagctgtaactaactcttttttcagagagaggtagtgggggacagccccccgtaaagtcagaggtgtaggtgagagcacaaagcagaaagtaggcagactctggtttggggggggtagatgctcgagaatttccagggggactcctgaggctcgatcctgcctttttgtatgccgagcctcctccctcatgacctttgccacggatGGAGCTCCTCAAGCCAGCTCCCGGCAGAGCAGCCTGTTCAGTTAAGACAGAAATGAGGCAGAGTCACATGCCTGGAGAGAAAGAGTGTGGGCATCTCCCCTCATGAGAAGGAGCCCTGTAAAGAGGCGTGAAAACCCTTCATACCGAGCAGTTCTTCCACATCTTTGCTCACCTTTGGccaattatctggtttcttttttcacACCTGACCTGCCCTATAATCCTCCCCAACACATATGTACAGCTCTCTTCCAAGAGGGATTCCAGGCCAGAGGCCTGAGGGGGCCTTTGCATTACCTGTTATGGGATGGCACTCCCTCCTTTTGGGGCCCGCAGAAGCCTTCCTGTGTACGTGGAACGTCTCCCTTGCCCTAAGGATGGGAAATATGTGACCTCTTGATCCTTTACTCAGACAAGGTTTTGTcattgttgtgtagttgctaagtcataaccaactgttttgcgaccccatggactgtagcctgccaggctcctctgtccataggacttccaaggcaagaatactggagcaggttgccgtttACTTTGAGGGATCTTCcataaccagggattgaacctgcatctcttgcattggcaggcagcttctttaccattgagccagcagGCAAGCCCCAGACATAATTGTTTTCTCTGTATCACTCAGGAAAGGAGGACAGACAGTGGTATGTAGCTCTCGCAAAGTCAGACAAGTTAATATGTAGTCAACCCAGATTTGAATCAGCACATCTAGCTGATCTTAGGTCCACTGACCTATGACCACATAGGTTCctccatagtgaaagtgaaagagttagtcgttcagtcgtgtccaattctgtgaccccatggactgtggcctgccaggctcctctgtccatgggattctccaggcaagaagactgcactgcgtggccattcccttctccaggggatcttcctgacccagggattaaacccaggtctcccgcattgcgggtggattctttaccatctgaggcaccagggaacaGTGACCCTGGTGTAATCCTTCAGAAGCAATTTCTGACTAAAATTTCCAAAAGGCCCCTTAAGGCCAAGAAAGCCATGTCAAAGGCTTATCATCAGATTTTGCCTAGGTGGATTTATGTCTCACAGAGGTCTGCCAAaaacttgcatttcctgcatgtgtctttttaaccCAATGAGACTGTTCAGAACCCAGAGATCCTCATTTTCTGGAGGgaccaggcagagagaaaagaaaaatgttttaattttatctgcGGATGTCAGTTACCAAGTTCTTGTAAATCATCAACAGCTTGAGAATAGCTTTTTAATACCTGAAAACCAGATTAGAAGCCAATAATATGTCAGAAAAAAAGTCATAAACATTATAATCATACTTAGCAGTTtggggctttccaagtggtgctagtagtaaagaatctacctgccaatgcaggtagatataagagacacaggtttgatccctcggtcaggaagatcccctggagtagggcatggcaacgcactccagtattcttgcctggagaatcccacgaacagaggatcctggtgggctgcatgcagtccatggtgtcgcaaggagtcagacaggactgaagcaactcagcatgcacacacacatgtctttAGTGATTCATTTAATCTCCCATAATTAATGTTTGTTCTGTttgattccattttttcccattatcTCTGTTGACCTCGCCAAATGATTGAGGATTAGTGACAGTGATAGTTGCAAGACAGTTTCAAGAAGTTTAAGGGAAGGTTTGTATGATCTGTATGGTGAAGGGGGTACTTTGATCACTAGAGACTGTGGAAGGTATACCCCACATGGAACATATGTTGTAACCATTTTCTTTCCATCATGAGGCAACAAAGCCAGGTAGTCAGGAAAGGCTTTAACCCATGAAATAACAATGAGGTTTGCCAAGGAGCTGGGAAAAGCTAAATGGTCATCTTGGATTTCCCATCAATGTGACTTTAATTCACAGCTATTGTTCACCCACTTTAACTTCCTAACTTAAGAGTAGACCATTGCCATGGCACAAAGGCATCAGGATGGGCAAAAGTCTGAAAACAAGGCGTTGAgttttgtagaagcagaatgaacTGTAATTACATGTGCCATAATCTTCAGAGATCATCGTGAAATAATACTTATTCACTCAACCAAAGTAACAGAAATATTTCCAAAGcaaatataaatgacttaacGGCAAGGAAGTTCACATGGTCTGCTGTCAAAAGCAGTGTTCCAAGAAAACTGTGTTGTTTtcacagagagagaaaactagACTTCTGTCTGGCACTGGCTCACCGTTACTAACAAAATTTATTTAcctaattcattttaatttaatcttaGAAAGTCCACTCTACAAATCTGGAAAAGGGAGCACTTTTACAAAGGCATCAGAGTGTAAATACACATGTATATCCAGACAGCAATctcataatttcattttctatactTAGTCATGAATCAGGCATTACAATATAAAACTCACTGGTTCATAAATAACAGTTGGgatgagtaaaattttaaaaggctttgtcctcatttttttcctccattctcAGGAATTAGAGATTATTAAGTGCTCTAAGTGTTCCTGGGAGCCCTGGTGTCAAGGTACAGGGAGAGAAAACCACATTCTCTTAGTAGGGCTTGTTCTCTCAGGGTcagaattctgaaagaaaaaagtattttaaaagctgGCTTTCTCTAACtgtacatgcaaaaaaaaaaaaaggttttttttttttctcccaatttcagatttttatcttaattttctctGAAGTGCAGAGAATATTGTGGCCACACCATGTT
The nucleotide sequence above comes from Bos indicus x Bos taurus breed Angus x Brahman F1 hybrid chromosome 18, Bos_hybrid_MaternalHap_v2.0, whole genome shotgun sequence. Encoded proteins:
- the LOC113876036 gene encoding cationic amino acid transporter 3-like; amino-acid sequence: MLHQYVHQFGQKLVRRQRLRPREGPEKRTARRLNTLDLIALGLGGTLGNGMYILVGEVSVYEAGPAIIICYLLAGLSTLLSGLCYAELAARVPRSGSVYLYSYVTMGQLCAFITGWNLILSYVMGTACVSRAWSAAFDSLIGNHISQAFQGTFSLNVPYFLATYADFFALGLVLLLTGLLFLGACESTLVNKVFTGLNLLVLSFTILSGFIKGDPHNWKLTEEDYRLATSGSSDTYSLGPLGSGGFLPFGFEGILQGAATCVYAFVGFDVIATTGKEVQNPRRSIPLGIVITIFIGFLAYFGVSAALTLMVPYYQIQPQSPLLQAFLHVGWNPARYVVAVGTLCALTSSLLGTMFTMPRLIYVMAEDGLLFRGLARLHGRRGTPIWAILVSGMLAAVLALLLELIDLVYLVSIGTLLAYTLVAFSVLVLRYQPEQNFSKNEKKDDEIDISQWEASPSEPASEAGTSRTLKTLWFPTSTTPTVKSGQIVYGCASLLVLLLIILSLVLAQWPSQVFSGDPVLTTVAVLLLLLITGVMAIIWRQPQDPTPLHFKVPALPVLPLVSIFVNIYLLMQMNTGTWVLFGIWMVIGFAIYFGYGIRHSLEENNDQQPPDSTSQMLDQNMPNDESG